From Saccopteryx leptura isolate mSacLep1 chromosome 3, mSacLep1_pri_phased_curated, whole genome shotgun sequence, one genomic window encodes:
- the CALHM4 gene encoding calcium homeostasis modulator protein 4: MGPDLNNIVSSLQRSGTLINSLIAALTIGGQQLFSSFTFRCPCQVGKNFYYGSAFLVIPALILLVAGYALRSQTWTMSSEYCCSCAGPRRRIGLLERRLACLRLLSITGRALVAPLTWLAATLMTGTYYECAASEFVSVDHYPVFDNISGSKREEILAGFPCCQSATSDLIPVRDEVALLHRYQSQMLGWILVTLATIAALVSYSLVRCCSPLTSLQHCYWTNHLCNERELFEQAAEQHSRLLIMQRIKKLFGFIPGNEDVRHIRIPSCQDWKDISTPSLLCMGEDLQGHYSFLGDQVDEANEESKSGGIELKP; encoded by the exons ATGGGCCCAGATCTCAACAATATTGTGTCTTCTCTACAGAGAAGTGGAACATTGATCAATTCTTTAATTGCTGCTTTGACTATTGGTGGGCAACAGCTGTTCTCCTCTTTCACATTCAGATGTCCCTGTCAGGTTGGGAAAAATTTCTATTATGGTTCTGCTTTCCTAGTCATTCCTGCCTTGATCCTTCTGGTTGCTGGCTATGCTCTGAGAAGCCAAACATGGACAATGTCCAGTGAATACTGCTGCAGCTGTGCCGGTCCGCGACGCAGAATCGGCCTCCTGGAGCGCAGGCTGGCTTGCCTTCGGCTCCTCAGCATCACCGGGAGGGCACTCGTCGCTCCACTGACCTGGCTGGCGGCGACCCTGATGACAGGCACCTACTACGAATGTGCTGCAAGTGAATTTGTATCCGTGGACCATTACCCCGTGTTTGACAACATCAGTGGCAGCAAACGGGAAGAAATCTTAGCTGGGTTTCCATGTTGCCAATCAGCTACGTCTGACTTGATCCCGGTAAGAGATGAAGTAGCTCTACTGCACAGATACCAGTCACAA ATGCTGGGCTGGATTTTGGTCACCTTGGCAACCATCGCTGCTCTAGTCTCCTACAGCTTGGTGAGGTGCTGCTCTCCCCTTACCTCTCTGCAGCACTGCTACTGGACCAACCACCTCTGCAACGAGAGGGAGCTCTTTGAACAAGCTGCAGAGCAACACTCACGCCTCCTCATCATGCAGCGCATAAAGAAACTGTTTGGCTTCATTCCTGGAAATGAAGATGTCAGACACATCCGTATTCCTTCGTGTCAGGACTGGAAAGATATCTCAACACCCAGTCTTCTCTGTATGGGTGAAGACTTGCAAGGTCACTATAGCTTCCTGGGAGACCAGGTGGATGAGGCTAATGAGGAAAGCAAGTCAGGAGGTATTGAATTAAAACCTTGA